One genomic segment of Methanothermococcus okinawensis IH1 includes these proteins:
- the rnp1 gene encoding ribonuclease P protein component 1 translates to MITPQNILRHELIGLNVEIVKSPNLSLVGIKGKVVDETRNTLIIERFGSGKEIRIPKDVAVFRFELKDKSVDVIGSLLIGRPEDRLKRKIKTIYPY, encoded by the coding sequence ATGATAACTCCACAAAATATATTGAGACATGAATTAATTGGATTAAATGTTGAGATTGTAAAATCTCCAAATCTATCCCTGGTTGGAATAAAAGGCAAAGTTGTTGATGAAACAAGAAATACCCTAATTATTGAAAGATTTGGCAGTGGCAAAGAGATAAGAATTCCAAAGGATGTTGCAGTATTTAGATTTGAATTAAAAGATAAATCTGTTGATGTGATAGGAAGCCTTTTAATCGGAAGACCAGAGGATAGATTGAAGAGGAAAATAAAAACTATTTATCCATACTAA